From Shewanella psychrophila, a single genomic window includes:
- a CDS encoding TonB-dependent receptor, whose amino-acid sequence MQLNIITKLLIGSMFSTPMLALAEDETREKEQENTRQLEVITVTAQKRTESVKDVPLSVATINREALENMNISNTEELSSRIGNFSVSQSGQGFNIYMRGLGSGPNQGFEQTVGTYVDGIYRGRGHLMRSTFLDLEMVEVLRGPQGTLFGMNTTAGALNLTTASPTDYFSGYLNTSYDMTYDGLTFEGAVSGPLADNLQARFAFRAVDSDGYMKNIVTDESEVQHETLLGRLSLAWQPTDKLSIDLKLQQDKDEFTGDSNTKGILEPALAAANPALAASLGDYGVSLTSSKTTPVIGEIEGGEFTASHQTLKIEYELGEHTLSAISGWQSYEVDTSNDGDRTPRPLLFRSVSDEEYSQFSQELRLMSPGNERFNYILGAYYQDSDLTYDEHFLAYALQFDGVRNFRTQSEVMSAFGKFDWNLDEQWSVSLGLRYTHEEKDGSRDLMLMDLLSGDPISQVPLISPPALQGALDNFGLAGISGTAYSLMLGPDYPYLDPLLLGSNTQNIANPIYRTGEDHSISAQRTEESFTPALSVKYQIDDAMFYASVAKGAKSGGFDARANLPENFEFEDESVLSYELGSKLTLDDGAADLNLALFYMEFSDLQTSTFDGSTGFYVENGAKATSYGLELDGRWAFADDWLWSGSLGLLDFSWDEFTGAKCFSSLSQTSDLVEANGSSCDLSGQKNALSPKVSGSTWLEYRTELSSDYDIRLMAETVFKSSYFTNADLNPYTEQEAFAKYNAQIALINTDSDWQLGLILKNLSDEITINSSYDMPFTPGGYVVYTEPGRSATLQFSYKFE is encoded by the coding sequence ATGCAATTAAACATAATAACTAAACTGCTTATCGGCAGTATGTTCTCGACGCCTATGCTGGCGTTAGCAGAGGATGAGACTCGCGAGAAAGAGCAAGAGAATACTCGTCAACTGGAGGTGATCACAGTCACGGCCCAAAAGCGTACCGAGAGTGTGAAAGATGTGCCTTTGTCGGTGGCGACCATCAATCGTGAAGCCTTGGAGAACATGAACATCAGCAACACAGAAGAGTTGTCGAGCCGGATCGGTAACTTCAGTGTCAGTCAATCGGGTCAAGGCTTTAATATCTATATGCGCGGCCTGGGGTCTGGGCCTAATCAGGGCTTCGAGCAGACAGTGGGCACCTATGTAGATGGCATCTATCGTGGTCGTGGGCATCTGATGCGCAGCACCTTTCTCGATCTGGAGATGGTGGAGGTGCTGCGTGGCCCTCAGGGAACTTTGTTCGGCATGAACACCACGGCTGGCGCGCTTAATCTTACTACAGCGTCACCAACGGATTACTTCAGTGGCTATCTCAATACCAGCTATGACATGACCTATGATGGTTTGACGTTCGAAGGCGCTGTCTCCGGCCCCTTAGCCGATAATTTGCAGGCACGTTTCGCTTTCAGGGCTGTGGACAGTGATGGCTACATGAAGAACATCGTCACAGATGAGTCAGAAGTTCAGCATGAGACGCTGCTGGGAAGATTGTCTTTGGCCTGGCAGCCTACAGATAAGCTGAGTATAGATCTCAAGCTGCAACAGGATAAGGACGAGTTCACTGGCGACAGTAATACCAAGGGGATATTAGAGCCGGCATTGGCCGCTGCCAATCCCGCTCTTGCTGCTAGCCTAGGGGATTATGGCGTCAGCTTAACGTCATCTAAGACCACGCCGGTAATCGGAGAGATAGAGGGGGGGGAGTTCACTGCCAGTCATCAGACCTTGAAGATCGAGTATGAACTGGGTGAGCACACTCTAAGCGCCATTAGCGGATGGCAGTCCTATGAGGTGGATACCTCAAATGATGGTGACCGAACTCCTAGGCCACTCCTGTTTCGCAGTGTCAGCGATGAGGAGTACAGCCAATTCAGTCAGGAGTTGAGGCTGATGTCGCCGGGAAATGAGCGCTTCAATTATATCTTAGGCGCCTACTATCAAGATTCAGATCTCACCTATGATGAGCACTTTCTAGCTTATGCACTGCAGTTTGATGGGGTGAGAAATTTTCGAACTCAGTCTGAAGTGATGAGTGCGTTCGGTAAGTTCGATTGGAACTTGGATGAACAGTGGAGTGTCAGCCTGGGACTTAGATATACCCATGAAGAGAAAGACGGTAGCCGGGATTTAATGCTTATGGACCTCCTATCCGGGGACCCCATCTCACAGGTGCCCTTGATATCGCCGCCAGCATTACAAGGAGCACTGGATAACTTCGGTTTAGCAGGGATATCCGGAACCGCCTATAGCCTGATGTTAGGCCCTGATTATCCCTATTTGGATCCCTTGTTGCTGGGCAGTAATACCCAAAATATTGCTAATCCCATCTACCGTACAGGTGAGGATCATAGTATTAGCGCTCAGCGCACTGAAGAGAGTTTTACTCCAGCGCTCTCGGTAAAATATCAAATTGATGATGCCATGTTCTATGCCAGCGTGGCCAAAGGAGCGAAATCAGGCGGATTCGATGCCAGAGCAAACCTACCGGAGAACTTTGAATTTGAAGATGAATCTGTGCTGTCCTATGAGTTGGGCAGTAAACTCACCTTAGACGATGGAGCCGCAGATCTTAATTTGGCGTTGTTTTATATGGAGTTCAGTGACTTACAGACGTCGACCTTCGATGGCAGCACAGGTTTCTATGTGGAAAATGGGGCTAAGGCAACATCTTATGGTCTAGAGCTGGATGGTCGTTGGGCGTTTGCCGACGATTGGTTATGGTCGGGAAGCTTAGGCTTACTCGATTTCAGTTGGGATGAGTTTACCGGTGCCAAGTGTTTTAGCAGCTTGAGCCAAACCTCGGATCTGGTGGAGGCTAATGGCAGTTCTTGTGATCTGTCAGGCCAGAAAAATGCTCTGTCGCCTAAAGTATCTGGTAGTACCTGGCTCGAATACCGCACCGAGTTGAGTAGTGATTATGATATTCGACTGATGGCGGAGACGGTATTTAAATCCAGTTACTTTACTAACGCAGATCTTAATCCCTATACCGAGCAGGAAGCATTTGCTAAATACAATGCGCAGATAGCCTTGATTAATACGGATTCTGATTGGCAATTGGGTTTGATACTGAAAAACCTAAGTGACGAGATCACCATTAATAGTTCCTATGATATGCCGTTTACCCCAGGAGGTTACGTGGTTTATACCGAGCCTGGACGCAGTGCGACTCTGCAATTTAGCTATAAATTTGAGTAG